Proteins co-encoded in one Chionomys nivalis chromosome 6, mChiNiv1.1, whole genome shotgun sequence genomic window:
- the Drd5 gene encoding D(1B) dopamine receptor isoform X1 encodes MLPPGRNGTAHRARLGLLRQLAQAGAPGDSAAPLGPAQVVIAGLLTLLIVWTLLGNVLVCAAIVRSRHLRAKMTNIFIVSLAVSDLFVALLVMPWKAVAEVAGYWPFGAFCDVWVAFDIMCSTASILNLCIISVDRYWAISRPFRYERKMTQRVALVMVGLVWALSILISFIPVQLNWHRDKAGFQGREGLLSNGTPWEEGWEREGRAENCDSSLNRTYAISSSLISFYIPVAIMIVTYTRIYRIAQVQIRRISSLERAAEHAQSCRSRGACEPDPSLRASIKKETKVFKTLSVIMGVFVCCWLPFFILNCMVPFCSSGDAQGPRTGFPCVSETTFDIFVWFGWANSSLNPIIYAFNADFRKVFAQLLGCNHLCFRTPVQTVNISNELISYNPDTVFHKEIAAAYVHMIPNAVSSGDREVGEEEEGPFDHMSQISPTTPDGEPAAQSVWELNCEEEEVSLGKISPLTPNYFQKTA; translated from the coding sequence ATGCTGCCGCCTGGGCGCAATGGCACCGCGCATCGGGCGCGATTGGGGCTGCTGCGGCAGCTGGCGCAGGCTGGCGCCCCAGGGGACTCAGCGGCCCCGCTGGGACCCGCGCAGGTGGTTATCGCCGGCCTCCTGACTCTCCTCATAGTCTGGACCTTGCTTGGCAATGTGCTAGTGTGTGCAGCCATCGTACGCAGCCGCCACCTGCGCGCCAAGATGACCAACATCTTCATCGTATCCTTAGCAGTCTCGGATCTCTTTGTGGCATTGCTGGTCATGCCCTGGAAGGCCGTGGCTGAGGTGGCTGGGTACTGGCCCTTTGGGGCTTTCTGCGATGTCTGGGTGGCCTTTGACATCATGTGTTCCACTGCCTCCATCCtgaatctgtgtatcatcagTGTAGACCGCTACTGGGCTATCTCCAGGCCCTTCCGCTACGAGCGCAAGATGACCCAGCGCGTAGCCCTGGTCATGGTGGGCCTGGTTTGGGCCCTGTCCATCCTCATTTCCTTCATTCCGGTCCAACTTAATTGGCACAGAGACAAGGCAGGCTTCCAGGGCCGAGAGGGCCTACTGTCCAATGGGACGCCCTGGGAGGAAGGCTGGGAGCGAGAAGGCAGGGCGGAGAACTGTGACTCTAGCCTGAACCGAACTTACGCCATCTCCTCCTCGCTCATCAGCTTCTACATCCCGGTGGCCATCATGATCGTGACCTACACACGCATCTACCGCATTGCCCAGGTGCAGATCCGCCGGATCTCCTCCCTGGAGAGGGCAGCTGAGCATGCTCAGAGTTGTCGGAGTCGCGGGGCCTGCGAACCTGACCCCAGCCTGCGAGCATCCATCAAGAAGGAGACCAAGGTTTTCAAGACACTGTCAGTGATCATGGGGGTCTTCGTGTGTTGTTGGTTACCTTTCTTTATCCTGAACTGCATGGTTCCTTTCTGCAGCAGTGGGGATGCCCAGGGCCCAAGGACTGGCTTCCCTTGCGTCAGTGAGACCACCTTTGACATATTCGTCTGGTTTGGCTGGGCCAACTCCTCTCTCAACCCCATCATCTATGCCTTCAACGCTGACTTCCGGAAGGTGTTCGCCCAGTTGCTGGGGTGCAACCACCTCTGCTTCCGGACCCCCGTGCAGACTGTGAACATCAGTAATGAACTCATCTCCTACAATCCAGACACCGTCTTCCATAAGGAGATCGCTGCTGCCTATGTCCACATGATCCCCAATGCGGTGTCCTCTGGAGATAGGGAGGtgggtgaggaagaggaggggcctTTTGATCACATGTCCCAAATCTCTCCAACCACCCCAGATGGTGAACCGGCTGCCCAATCTGTCTGGGAGCTTAactgtgaggaggaggaggtttCTTTAGGCAAAATCTCCCCTCTCACCCCCAACTATTTCCAAAAAACTGCTTAG
- the Drd5 gene encoding D(1B) dopamine receptor isoform X2, giving the protein MLPPGRNGTAHRARLGLLRQLAQAGAPGDSAAPLGPAQVVIAGLLTLLIVWTLLGNVLVCAAIVRSRHLRAKMTNIFIVSLAVSDLFVALLVMPWKAVAEVAGYWPFGAFCDVWVAFDIMCSTASILNLCIISVDRYWAISRPFRYERKMTQRVALVMVGLVWALSILISFIPVQLNWHRDKAGFQGREGLLSNGTPWEEGWEREGRAENCDSSLNRTYAISSSLISFYIPVAIMIVTYTRIYRIAQVQIRRISSLERAAEHAQSCRSRGACEPDPSLRASIKKETKVFKTLSVIMGVFVCCWLPFFILNCMVPFCSSGDAQGPRTGFPCVSETTFDIFVWFGWANSSLNPIIYAFNADFRKVFAQLLGCNHLCFRTPVQTVNISNELISYNPDTVFHKEIAAAYVHMIPNAVSSGDREL; this is encoded by the coding sequence ATGCTGCCGCCTGGGCGCAATGGCACCGCGCATCGGGCGCGATTGGGGCTGCTGCGGCAGCTGGCGCAGGCTGGCGCCCCAGGGGACTCAGCGGCCCCGCTGGGACCCGCGCAGGTGGTTATCGCCGGCCTCCTGACTCTCCTCATAGTCTGGACCTTGCTTGGCAATGTGCTAGTGTGTGCAGCCATCGTACGCAGCCGCCACCTGCGCGCCAAGATGACCAACATCTTCATCGTATCCTTAGCAGTCTCGGATCTCTTTGTGGCATTGCTGGTCATGCCCTGGAAGGCCGTGGCTGAGGTGGCTGGGTACTGGCCCTTTGGGGCTTTCTGCGATGTCTGGGTGGCCTTTGACATCATGTGTTCCACTGCCTCCATCCtgaatctgtgtatcatcagTGTAGACCGCTACTGGGCTATCTCCAGGCCCTTCCGCTACGAGCGCAAGATGACCCAGCGCGTAGCCCTGGTCATGGTGGGCCTGGTTTGGGCCCTGTCCATCCTCATTTCCTTCATTCCGGTCCAACTTAATTGGCACAGAGACAAGGCAGGCTTCCAGGGCCGAGAGGGCCTACTGTCCAATGGGACGCCCTGGGAGGAAGGCTGGGAGCGAGAAGGCAGGGCGGAGAACTGTGACTCTAGCCTGAACCGAACTTACGCCATCTCCTCCTCGCTCATCAGCTTCTACATCCCGGTGGCCATCATGATCGTGACCTACACACGCATCTACCGCATTGCCCAGGTGCAGATCCGCCGGATCTCCTCCCTGGAGAGGGCAGCTGAGCATGCTCAGAGTTGTCGGAGTCGCGGGGCCTGCGAACCTGACCCCAGCCTGCGAGCATCCATCAAGAAGGAGACCAAGGTTTTCAAGACACTGTCAGTGATCATGGGGGTCTTCGTGTGTTGTTGGTTACCTTTCTTTATCCTGAACTGCATGGTTCCTTTCTGCAGCAGTGGGGATGCCCAGGGCCCAAGGACTGGCTTCCCTTGCGTCAGTGAGACCACCTTTGACATATTCGTCTGGTTTGGCTGGGCCAACTCCTCTCTCAACCCCATCATCTATGCCTTCAACGCTGACTTCCGGAAGGTGTTCGCCCAGTTGCTGGGGTGCAACCACCTCTGCTTCCGGACCCCCGTGCAGACTGTGAACATCAGTAATGAACTCATCTCCTACAATCCAGACACCGTCTTCCATAAGGAGATCGCTGCTGCCTATGTCCACATGATCCCCAATGCGGTGTCCTCTGGAGATAGGGAG